In a single window of the Neodiprion virginianus isolate iyNeoVirg1 chromosome 1, iyNeoVirg1.1, whole genome shotgun sequence genome:
- the LOC124310360 gene encoding protein downstream neighbor of son homolog isoform X5 gives MTKFTFNPSMDENSASDLAEWKRPEQVMQLHRLKLKKRALQARMNRTLVEKALPSIDQNSSIPITDIRQGSTTLKRKNPFSKNVTTFKKHKTTPLTAQELEASSDTTLFELLNIQKSGNTDKPGQNTPLSFSSVLTKLENGYAEEEPTPAPQGNNYIPIDWTLNTKMRFMSPKPFAWNGKLKTSEEASGTTGFVRCVDIGEKETTLDTSPNARFHQCCLVWQHPSLPWLELFPRSAGRASAAISSSPMAATNQHIKDALHREWSESFRSLFQLVRARQCPYFYVCANTFTVLFRAAGICGVSEVHALLTPTTRGFRQILKQEDIEFTMPLKKNSKRRSDTTDSGCDTLDSSASNMTNPTDTEHFNDEDEDEDGPADKWLQSLGFEDSEIRKINNLQARLTQDKESEIDNSAESLIFVQDVETQALFNFLINCKSSIASTGALAGIPPTLLAPVAFHGATLKPLKVRESVVTIDMEKFYSLELRGPLLPHTLPSLCHLMTSSHLEQFSVSCAHLNSTIPFSRAGNGRGGAAASEESVKAPSNVFGEENLSDCGFSGKLLQHFCCPDPQRIQILESLKFSNDGYVWS, from the exons ATGACGAAGTTCACTTTCAACCCATCAATGGATGAAAATTCTGCATCTGATCTGGCAGAATGGAAACGGCCGGAGCAAGTGATGCAGCTTCATCGATTGAAGCTGAAAAAGCGAGCGCTTCAGGCACGCATGAACAGAACTTTGGTAGAAAAGGCTTTACCTTCGATAGATCAGAACAGTTCAATTCCTATAACCGACATCAGACAAGGTTCAACGACTTTGAAGCGTAAAAACCCATTCTCTAAAAATGTAACTACGTTTAAAAAGCACAAAACAACGCCATTGACAGCGCAGGAATTGGAAGCGAGCAGCGACACAACCCTTTTTGAGTTGTTGAACATTCAAAAATCGGGAAACACCGACAAGCCTGGGCAAAATACCCCCCTCTCATTTTCCAGCGTACTGACAAAACTAGAGAATGGATACGCAGAGGAGGAACCAACACCAGCGCCTCAAGGAAATAACTACATCCCAATAGATTGGACGCTGAATACCAAGATGCGATTCATGTCTCCGAAACCATTTGCTTggaatggaaaattaaaaactagCGAAGAAGCATCTGGCACTACTGGGTTTGTTCGCTGCGTGGACATCGGTGAAAAGGAAACTACATTAGACACTAGTCCTAATGCAAG GTTTCACCAATGCTGTTTGGTATGGCAGCATCCTTCGCTACCTTGGTTAGAATTATTTCCTCGCTCTGCTGGCAGAGCTAGTGCTGCAATATCGAGCAGCCCAATGGCAGCAACAAACCAGCACATCAAAGACGCTCTGCACCGGGAATGGAGTGAAAGCTTCAGATCGTTGTTCCAGCTAGTGCGTGCAAGACAATGTCCATACTTTTACGTATGCGCAAACACGTTCACAGTTCTCTTCCGTGCTGCTGGTATTTGCGGTGTTTCAGAAGTTCACGCCCTTCTCACACCGACCACCAGAGGATTTAGACAAATTCTTAAGCAAGAAG ACATAGAGTTTACGATgccattgaaaaaaaattccaaaaggCGGTCAGATACAACCGATTCTGGCTGCGATACTCTGGACTCTTCAGCATCAAATATGACAAATCCTACTGACACGGAGCATTTTAATGACGAAGATGAAGACGAGGATGGGCCAGCAGACAAGTGGTTGCAAAGCCTCGGATTTGAAGATtctgaaattagaaaaataaataatttgcaG GCTCGTCTTACTCAGGATAAAGAAAGTGAAATAGACAACTCGGCGGAGTCGTTAATTTTCGTTCAAGACGTCGAGACGCAAGCTTTATTTAACTTTTTGATAAACTGTAAATCGTCGATCGCTTCGACCGGTGCCTTGGCAGGCATTCCTCCAACTCTTTTGGCGCCCGTTGCATTTCACGGCGCAACGCTGAAGCCGCTCAAG GTCAGAGAGAGCGTCGTGACCATAGATatggagaaattttattccctCGAGCTGCGAGGACCGCTCTTACCGCACACGTTGCCGAGCCTTTGCCATTTGATGACTTCGAGTCACCTGGAACAATTCTCGGTCAGCTGCGCGCATCTCAATTCGACTATTCCATTTTCGCGAGCAGGAAATGGACGAG GAGGTGCAGCCGCCTCGGAAGAATCTGTAAAGGCGCCATCTAACGTGTTTGGTGAAGAAAATCTCAGCGATTGCGGTTTTAGCGGGAAGCTGCTCCAACATTTTTGCTGTCCAGATCCGCAACGCATACAGATCTtagaaagtttgaaattctCCAATGACGGATACGTGTGGTCTTGA
- the LOC124310360 gene encoding protein downstream neighbor of son homolog isoform X4, with product MLLVMTKFTFNPSMDENSASDLAEWKRPEQVMQLHRLKLKKRALQARMNRTLVEKALPSIDQNSSIPITDIRQGSTTLKRKNPFSKNVTTFKKHKTTPLTAQELEASSDTTLFELLNIQKSGNTDKPGQNTPLSFSSVLTKLENGYAEEEPTPAPQGNNYIPIDWTLNTKMRFMSPKPFAWNGKLKTSEEASGTTGFVRCVDIGEKETTLDTSPNARFHQCCLVWQHPSLPWLELFPRSAGRASAAISSSPMAATNQHIKDALHREWSESFRSLFQLVRARQCPYFYVCANTFTVLFRAAGICGVSEVHALLTPTTRGFRQILKQEDIEFTMPLKKNSKRRSDTTDSGCDTLDSSASNMTNPTDTEHFNDEDEDEDGPADKWLQSLGFEDSEIRKINNLQARLTQDKESEIDNSAESLIFVQDVETQALFNFLINCKSSIASTGALAGIPPTLLAPVAFHGATLKPLKVRESVVTIDMEKFYSLELRGPLLPHTLPSLCHLMTSSHLEQFSVSCAHLNSTIPFSRAGNGRGGAAASEESVKAPSNVFGEENLSDCGFSGKLLQHFCCPDPQRIQILESLKFSNDGYVWS from the exons TATGACGAAGTTCACTTTCAACCCATCAATGGATGAAAATTCTGCATCTGATCTGGCAGAATGGAAACGGCCGGAGCAAGTGATGCAGCTTCATCGATTGAAGCTGAAAAAGCGAGCGCTTCAGGCACGCATGAACAGAACTTTGGTAGAAAAGGCTTTACCTTCGATAGATCAGAACAGTTCAATTCCTATAACCGACATCAGACAAGGTTCAACGACTTTGAAGCGTAAAAACCCATTCTCTAAAAATGTAACTACGTTTAAAAAGCACAAAACAACGCCATTGACAGCGCAGGAATTGGAAGCGAGCAGCGACACAACCCTTTTTGAGTTGTTGAACATTCAAAAATCGGGAAACACCGACAAGCCTGGGCAAAATACCCCCCTCTCATTTTCCAGCGTACTGACAAAACTAGAGAATGGATACGCAGAGGAGGAACCAACACCAGCGCCTCAAGGAAATAACTACATCCCAATAGATTGGACGCTGAATACCAAGATGCGATTCATGTCTCCGAAACCATTTGCTTggaatggaaaattaaaaactagCGAAGAAGCATCTGGCACTACTGGGTTTGTTCGCTGCGTGGACATCGGTGAAAAGGAAACTACATTAGACACTAGTCCTAATGCAAG GTTTCACCAATGCTGTTTGGTATGGCAGCATCCTTCGCTACCTTGGTTAGAATTATTTCCTCGCTCTGCTGGCAGAGCTAGTGCTGCAATATCGAGCAGCCCAATGGCAGCAACAAACCAGCACATCAAAGACGCTCTGCACCGGGAATGGAGTGAAAGCTTCAGATCGTTGTTCCAGCTAGTGCGTGCAAGACAATGTCCATACTTTTACGTATGCGCAAACACGTTCACAGTTCTCTTCCGTGCTGCTGGTATTTGCGGTGTTTCAGAAGTTCACGCCCTTCTCACACCGACCACCAGAGGATTTAGACAAATTCTTAAGCAAGAAG ACATAGAGTTTACGATgccattgaaaaaaaattccaaaaggCGGTCAGATACAACCGATTCTGGCTGCGATACTCTGGACTCTTCAGCATCAAATATGACAAATCCTACTGACACGGAGCATTTTAATGACGAAGATGAAGACGAGGATGGGCCAGCAGACAAGTGGTTGCAAAGCCTCGGATTTGAAGATtctgaaattagaaaaataaataatttgcaG GCTCGTCTTACTCAGGATAAAGAAAGTGAAATAGACAACTCGGCGGAGTCGTTAATTTTCGTTCAAGACGTCGAGACGCAAGCTTTATTTAACTTTTTGATAAACTGTAAATCGTCGATCGCTTCGACCGGTGCCTTGGCAGGCATTCCTCCAACTCTTTTGGCGCCCGTTGCATTTCACGGCGCAACGCTGAAGCCGCTCAAG GTCAGAGAGAGCGTCGTGACCATAGATatggagaaattttattccctCGAGCTGCGAGGACCGCTCTTACCGCACACGTTGCCGAGCCTTTGCCATTTGATGACTTCGAGTCACCTGGAACAATTCTCGGTCAGCTGCGCGCATCTCAATTCGACTATTCCATTTTCGCGAGCAGGAAATGGACGAG GAGGTGCAGCCGCCTCGGAAGAATCTGTAAAGGCGCCATCTAACGTGTTTGGTGAAGAAAATCTCAGCGATTGCGGTTTTAGCGGGAAGCTGCTCCAACATTTTTGCTGTCCAGATCCGCAACGCATACAGATCTtagaaagtttgaaattctCCAATGACGGATACGTGTGGTCTTGA